The proteins below are encoded in one region of Sminthopsis crassicaudata isolate SCR6 chromosome 1, ASM4859323v1, whole genome shotgun sequence:
- the LOC141557238 gene encoding uncharacterized protein LOC141557238 isoform X2, protein MLENYHNLVCLGLAISKPDVISQLERGKVVWISEGDGPRSICSDWDTRPETRESCPKSGLSMEESFQERIYAGSLHVSKFGKAKEFCGLLEKQQSSEEKLFGHIQIFEMTPNQGSEHACKKYNGGFCQGTIHFPQDKLSLGKNLHHCDTEQRRVRLYSYLNKQKRISLKKMFSRYNEDEKLLNFDSDLNKNHSKQNEEKAHLGNECGQTFSLNQRIRIVEKYYESNKCRKVFSQKSELIQHQRIHTREKPYSCNEYKKIYPQKADITIHNRIHTGEKLDESNDCEKTFRLKRTFTDNQNILNVKKPYECNECGKTFSQKAGLNGHQNIHTGNNTYKCNECGKNFSQKAGLVYHLRIHTGEKLFECNECGKVFHKKIGLKSHQKIHSGEKPYQCNECGKAFSHKAGLTCHEKIHTGEKPYECNKCGKAFSRKSVLTDHQKSHTGEKPYQCNECGKAFTRRTILTQHQKIHTGEKPYKCSECGKAFSQKIGLTCHQNIHTGKKPYECNNCGKAFSQKTGLTRHQKIHTGEKPYQCNECGKAFNQKRTLTEHRNIHTGEKPYECNECGKAFNQKNTLTEHQNIHTGEKPYECNECGKAFNQKKRLTKHQYIHTGEKPYECKECGKAFSQKRTLTEHQNIHTGEKPYECNECGKAFGQKTGLSKHQKCHTGEKPFQCNQCGKAFSRRTRLTRHQKIHTGEKPYECNECGKAFREKTSLTQHQKIHTGEKPYRCNQCGKAFSRKTILTEHQKIHQGKILSECRKAFSWKTTLEYQKFNIGEKLLEYNEALLAEKTYY, encoded by the coding sequence aTTGGGACACTAGACCTGAAACTAGGGAATCCTGTCCAAAAAGTGGCCTTTCCATGGAAGAATCATTCCAAGAAAGAATTTATGCAGGCAGTCTTCATGTGTCCAAGTTTGGCAAAGCCAAGGAATTTTGTGGTTTATTAGAAAAACAGCAGAGCAGTGAGGAAAAACTTTTTGGACAtatacaaatatttgaaatgacTCCCAATCAAGGTAGTGAACACGCATGTAAAAAATATAATGGAGGCTTTTGCCAAGGAACAATCCATTTTCCACAAGATAAGTTGTCTCTTGGAAAGAATCTTCATCATTGTGACACAGAGCAAAGAAGAGTCAGATTATATTCGTACCTGAATAAACAGAAGAGAATTTCCTTGAAGAAGATGTTTTCTAGGtataatgaagatgaaaaattacttaattttgaTTCAGACCTTAATAAGAATCATAGCAAACAGAATGAAGAGAAAGCACATTTAGGAAATGAATGTGGTCAGACTTTCTCTCTGAACCAAAGAATTCGTATTGTAGAAAAATATTATGAATCTAACAAATGTAGAAAAGTTTTTAGTCAGAAGTCAGAGCTTAtacaacatcagagaattcatactagAGAAAAACCTTATTCATGTAATGAGTATAAAAAGATTTATCCACAGAAAGCTGACATTACTATCCATAatagaattcatactggagaaaaacttGATGAAAGTAATGATTGTGAAAAGACTTTCAGGCTGAAGAGAACATTTACTGACAATCAAAATATTCTTAACGTCAAGAAACcatatgaatgcaatgaatgTGGGAAGACCTTCAGTCAGAAAGCAGGACTTAATGGACATCAGAACATTCATACTGGAAATAAtacttataaatgtaatgaatgtggaaagaacTTCAGTCAGAAGGCAGGACTTGTCTATCATctgagaattcatactggagagaaactttTTGAATGTAACGAATGTGGGAAAGTCTTCCATAAGAAGATAGGACTTAAGAGTCATCAGAAaattcattctggagagaagccatatcaatgtaatgaatgtgggaaggccttcagTCACAAGGCAGGACTTACCTGCCATgagaaaattcatactggagagaaaccatatgaatgtaataaatgtGGTAAGGCTTTCAGTAGGAAATCTGTTCTTACTGACCATCAGAAAagtcatactggagagaaaccttatcaGTGTaacgaatgtgggaaagccttcaccAGGAGGACAATCCTTACTCAACATCAAAAAAtacatactggagagaagccttataaatgtagtgaatgtgggaaagccttcagtcaGAAAATAGGACTTACCTGCCATCAGAATATTCATACTGgaaagaaaccttatgaatgtaataattgtgggaaagccttcagtcaGAAGACAGGACTTACGAGGCATCaaaaaattcatactggagagaaaccatatcaatgtaatgaatgtggaaaggccttcaATCAGAAGCGAACACTTACTGAACATCGAAATATTCATACTGgggaaaaaccttatgaatgtaatgaatgtgggaaggctttcAATCAAAAGAACACCCTTACTGAACACCAGAatattcatactggagaaaaaccttatgaatgtaatgaatgtgggaaagcttttaaTCAGAAGAAAAGACTTACTAAACACCAGTatattcacactggagagaaaccttatgaatgcaaagaatgtgggaaagccttcagtcaGAAGAGAACACTTACTGAACATCAGAatattcatactggagagaagccttatgaatgtaacgaatgtgggaaagcttttgGTCAGAAGACAGGACTTAGTAAACATCAGAAAtgtcatactggagagaaaccatttcaatgtaatcaatgtgggaaagccttcagcaGGAGGACAAGGCTTACTcgacatcagaaaattcatacaggagagaaaccatatgaatgtaacgaatgtgggaaagctttcagaGAAAAGACAAGTCTTACtcaacatcagaaaattcatactggagaaaaaccataTCGATGTAATCAGTGTGGGAAGGCTTTTAGTAGGAAGACAATTCTTACTGAACATCAGAAAATCCACCAGGGAAAGATTTTGTCAGAATGTAGGAAGGCCTTCAGTTGGAAGACAACACTTGAATATCAGAAATTTAATATAGGAGAGAAACTTTTGGAATATAATGAAGCTCTTTTAGCAGAGAAGACATATTATTAA